The following is a genomic window from Citrifermentans bemidjiense Bem.
CGACCCGCTTCAGGCGCCGCTGAATGATCTGGGCGCATTTGAGCCTCTGATCGTTCCCCTGGTTGGTCATGATGGTGAAGCTCAACGGCTTGCCGTCCTTGACCAGGATGCCGTCACTCCCCATGACGTACCCTGCTTCCTTCAAGAGTGCCGCGGCGCGAGCCGGATCGTAGCCGGGGTCGGCTTCGATCTTCGGTTTCCAGGCCCAGGTCCCCGGCTTGTACGGACCATGCGCTATCTGCCCCATCCCGAGCAGGACCCCCTGGATGATCTCTTCTTTGTTGATGGCGCAGGTGAGCGCGCGGCGCACCCTGACGTCCTGGAACATGGGAAGCCGCAGGTTGTACCCCAGGTAGGTGTAAGCGGAGGCCGGATAGCGGTACTTGTTGAAACGGGACAGGAACTCGCGGCTGCCGGTCTGGCGCTGGTACTGCACCGGGGAAAGCCCCATCATGTCGATGCCGCCAGCCTTGAGCTCCATGTACATGGTGGAGTTGTCCGGGATGATGCGATAGACGTAGGGCGAGAGGTGCGGCGCCCCCTCGTAGTAATGCGGGTTCGCCTCCAGGATCAACCTCTGTCCCGGCACCCATTCCTTGAAGATGTAGGGTCCGGTACCGACCGGCTTCCTGGAGAGCGGGCTCTTGGTGATGTCCTTCCCCTCCAGAAGGTGAGCCGGCAGCACCGGCATCCCCCACGAGGCCAAGGCCGGTGCGAAGGGCTTGGCGTAACGCACCTTGAAGGTGTAAGTATCCACCGCCTCGGCGGTCTGCACCTGCTTGAAGTCCTCCGCATACGCGGTCGGCGTCTTGGGGTCGATGGTGACCTTGTAGGTGTAGAGGACGTCGCGGGAGGTGAAGTCGTGGCCGTCGTGCCACTTGACGCCGCGGCGCAGGTGGAAGGTGATGCCTAGGCCGTCGGGGGAAACCTCCCACGACTGGGCCAGGTCCCCCTCCAGCTTCAGGTTCTTGTCGTAGCGCACCAGCCCGTTGT
Proteins encoded in this region:
- a CDS encoding peptide-binding protein yields the protein MTFSRCLPLLLALLVFAGCAKGAPEDKARAQGGAASRGSSFVTGSIGEPSNLIPILSADSASSDVAGLVYNGLVRYDKNLKLEGDLAQSWEVSPDGLGITFHLRRGVKWHDGHDFTSRDVLYTYKVTIDPKTPTAYAEDFKQVQTAEAVDTYTFKVRYAKPFAPALASWGMPVLPAHLLEGKDITKSPLSRKPVGTGPYIFKEWVPGQRLILEANPHYYEGAPHLSPYVYRIIPDNSTMYMELKAGGIDMMGLSPVQYQRQTGSREFLSRFNKYRYPASAYTYLGYNLRLPMFQDVRVRRALTCAINKEEIIQGVLLGMGQIAHGPYKPGTWAWKPKIEADPGYDPARAAALLKEAGYVMGSDGILVKDGKPLSFTIMTNQGNDQRLKCAQIIQRRLKRVGIDVKIRVMEWASFLTNFIDKGRFEAVLLGWTISQDPDLYDVWHSSKTGPKELNFIGYKNPDLDRLIVEGRGTFDMGKRRESYYRIQEILAQDQPYTFLYVPDALPVVASRIKGIEPAPAGISYNLIKWYVEQ